Proteins co-encoded in one Capnocytophaga ochracea DSM 7271 genomic window:
- a CDS encoding OmpA family protein translates to MKKIVVLALSAAVLLTGCEAYNNSNKAQRGAVIGAAGGALLGAILGNNVGNGQNSELGAVLGTVVGGAAGAVIGNQMDKQAKKIEEEIPGADVKRVDDGIVVTFDENNGGVYFDTNKYNINNKSRQTLDKLSAILKEYPDTNVIVAGHTDNVGKDEYNLGLSQRRAQAVTNYFKSKGLVGSRFTTKWYGERNPVASNETADGRAKNRRVNVVIVPNEKMKADAKKQAGNK, encoded by the coding sequence ATGAAAAAAATCGTAGTTTTAGCCTTATCGGCAGCTGTATTGCTTACCGGTTGCGAGGCATACAACAACTCTAACAAAGCACAACGCGGAGCTGTAATTGGTGCTGCTGGTGGAGCTTTATTAGGAGCTATTTTAGGGAACAACGTAGGTAACGGACAAAACAGCGAGCTCGGTGCTGTACTCGGTACAGTAGTAGGAGGTGCTGCAGGAGCTGTTATCGGTAACCAAATGGATAAACAAGCTAAAAAAATAGAAGAAGAAATCCCAGGTGCCGATGTTAAACGTGTAGACGATGGTATCGTGGTTACTTTCGACGAAAATAACGGAGGTGTATACTTTGATACTAATAAGTATAACATCAACAACAAATCAAGACAAACACTTGATAAACTATCTGCTATTCTTAAAGAATATCCTGATACTAATGTGATAGTAGCTGGCCACACTGATAATGTAGGTAAAGATGAGTACAACTTAGGTCTTTCACAACGCCGTGCACAAGCCGTTACTAACTATTTTAAAAGTAAAGGTTTAGTAGGTAGCCGTTTTACTACCAAATGGTATGGCGAAAGAAACCCTGTAGCAAGTAACGAAACTGCTGATGGACGAGCTAAAAACCGCCGTGTGAATGTAGTAATCGTTCCTAATGAAAAGATGAAAGCAGACGCTAAAAAACAGGCTGGAAACAAATAA
- a CDS encoding aspartate kinase: MQIFKFGGASVKDAAGVRNVAKILETVGYANTLIVISAMGKTTNALEIVVNSYFKEQEKLSESVQLIKDFHYHIIRELFTDENHPVYWKVDGLFAELTSFLERNKSPKHSFVYDQVIGFGELISTTIISQYLNDNGIKNTWIDVRNLVKTDSNYRDASIDWEETQSNIRTHINKSLLNITQGFLGSDANFFTTTLGREGSDYTAAIFAYCLNAESVTIWKDVPGVLNADPRYFQHTELLHKIPYKEAIELAFYGASVIHPKTLQPLQQKEIPLYVRSFLNPTAEGSAVCNVAELFPKVPCFILKKEQILLSLSSLDFSFIMEEGISYIFKNLHKTKMKVSVIQNSAISFSVCVDNKFDTLTELLEKLEERFKVSVTESVTLYTIRHATEEAIKEVEMNKEVLLKQVASDTVQIIVK; the protein is encoded by the coding sequence ATGCAGATATTTAAATTTGGAGGCGCCTCAGTAAAAGATGCTGCAGGTGTGCGCAATGTAGCTAAAATATTAGAAACGGTAGGCTATGCTAATACGCTCATCGTCATTTCAGCAATGGGAAAAACCACTAATGCTTTAGAAATAGTGGTAAATAGCTATTTTAAAGAACAAGAAAAACTTTCGGAAAGCGTTCAGCTGATAAAAGACTTTCATTACCATATCATTCGCGAACTATTTACAGATGAAAATCACCCTGTGTATTGGAAAGTAGATGGCTTGTTTGCAGAGCTCACTTCGTTTTTAGAACGCAACAAATCGCCGAAACACAGTTTTGTATATGACCAAGTGATTGGCTTTGGTGAACTCATTTCTACTACTATTATCAGTCAATATCTGAATGACAATGGTATTAAAAACACGTGGATAGATGTCCGTAATCTCGTAAAAACAGATAGTAATTACCGTGATGCCTCTATCGACTGGGAAGAAACACAAAGTAACATTCGCACGCATATTAACAAATCATTGCTAAACATCACTCAAGGTTTCTTAGGAAGCGATGCAAATTTCTTCACTACTACCTTAGGGCGTGAAGGTTCAGACTATACAGCGGCTATTTTTGCCTATTGTTTAAACGCTGAAAGTGTAACGATATGGAAGGATGTTCCTGGTGTTCTCAATGCCGACCCTCGATATTTTCAGCATACAGAGCTCTTGCATAAAATCCCTTATAAGGAAGCTATAGAACTCGCTTTTTATGGCGCTTCAGTAATACACCCAAAAACTCTACAACCACTCCAACAAAAGGAAATCCCTCTTTATGTACGTTCGTTTTTGAATCCTACTGCTGAAGGAAGCGCTGTGTGTAATGTAGCTGAATTATTTCCAAAGGTACCTTGCTTTATCCTCAAGAAAGAACAAATACTGCTTTCTCTCTCTTCACTTGACTTTTCATTTATAATGGAAGAGGGTATTAGCTATATCTTCAAGAATTTGCATAAGACTAAGATGAAAGTAAGTGTGATACAGAACTCGGCTATTAGTTTTTCAGTATGTGTAGACAACAAATTCGATACCTTAACTGAACTTTTAGAAAAGTTGGAAGAACGCTTTAAGGTATCGGTAACTGAGAGCGTAACACTTTATACCATTCGTCACGCTACGGAAGAGGCTATTAAAGAAGTGGAAATGAACAAAGAAGTGCTGCTTAAACAAGTGGCTTCAGATACGGTTCAGATAATAGTGAAATAA